A single region of the Biomphalaria glabrata chromosome 15, xgBioGlab47.1, whole genome shotgun sequence genome encodes:
- the LOC106058728 gene encoding toll-like receptor 4: MFPPKLKYLYMGGGHLKGSIRNLFFSPNNSLIGIKLVNNYFPSLIGPVYGLDNLVYLSLKYCSIMNINETFFNQFTSLTKLMLGYNKLEPYFRLMESNIRPFSKLNKLQTLDLSGNAITKMHADIFAGLTNLRILYFEMNSMWIFHLNIGHMMNLQYVHMRNSQISSFSLEVRQHIDVLCSNKSRVVAKPNSLRLRQLRFHSMDVELAGIRPNAEVIAFTSLFRWKLRYIYYATYLKLKHSEQEHDGQLRYDVFISFAHQDEEFILKDVYPELRSRGLNVHVHGRDFVAASMAETLWPVSSSPELSSRGLNVHVHGRDFVAGEFMASNIVTAVRESRKTLVVLTLDLLKSKWCNYEIQMANMESVHTGRQVLVFLLKDSLNNKQLGTELLFHIRNNTYVVYPQNGTKGSRNELSVFWDKLYKDLRT, encoded by the exons ATGTTCCCGCCTAAACTGAAATATCTATACATGGGGGGAGGACATTTAAAAGGATCAATCAGGAATCTTTTCTTTAGTCCAAATAATTCTTTGATTGGGATAAAACTAGTCAATAATTACTTTCCATCATTAATTGGTCCAGTTTATGGCCTAGATAATTTGGTTTACTTAAGTCTAAAATATTGTTCCATAATGAACATTAATGAGACATTTTTCAACCAGTTTACAAGTCTTACAAAACTGATGCTGGGCTACAACAAGCTTGAACCCTATTTCAGACTTATGGAGTCGAACATCAGACCTTTCAGTAAACTGAATAAGCTGCAGACGCTCGACCTGTCTGGCAATGCCATAACGAAGATGCATGCAGACATCTTTGCTGGTCTCACGAACTTGAGGATTCTCTACTTCGAGATGAACTCGATGTGGATCTTCCACCTGAACATCGGCCACATGATGAATCTTCAATACGTTCACATGAGGAATTCCCAAATCAGCAGCTTCTCCTTGGAGGTTCGTCAACACATCGACGTTTTATGCAGCAACAAGAGCCGCGTTGTCGCAAAACCCAATTCGCTGCGACTGCGACAACTACGATTTCATTCAATGGATGTTGAGCTCGCGGGCATTCGACCCAAC GCCGAAGTCATCGCTTTCACTTCTCT ATTTCGCTGGAAATTGCGTTACATCTACTACGCGACCTACCTCAAGTTAAAACATAGCGAGCAAGAACACGATGGCCAGTTGCGGTATGATGTCTTTATTAGCTTTGCTCACCAGGATGAagagtttattttaaaagatgtaTACCCAG AACTGAGAAGCAGAGGGTTAAATGTACACGTCCACGGCAGAGACTTTGTGGCCG CGTCCATGGCAGAGACTTTGTGGCCGGTGAGTTCATCCCCAGAACTGAGCAGCAGAGGGTTAAATGTACACGTCCACGGCAGAGACTTTGTGGCCGGTGAGTTCATGGCCTCTAACATAGTGACGGCTGTGAGAGAAAGCAGGAAGACGTTGGTAGTACTCACGCTGGACCTTTTGAAGAGTAAATGGTGTAACTACGAGATACAG ATGGCCAATATGGAGTCTGTCCACACAGGGCGTCAAGTTCTCGTGTTCCTTCTAAAAGATTCCctcaacaacaaacaactgGGAACTGAACTCTTGTTCCACATACGTAACAACACCTACGTAGTCTACCCACAGAATGGCACGAAAGGATCAAGAAACGAGCTGTCAGTGTTCTGGGACAAACTTTACAAAGATCTTCGAACCTAA
- the LOC106062323 gene encoding uncharacterized protein LOC106062323, translating into MKLNSVPVSSILIVCYSLMLSHSVLAQNVLVTAEPRSILKGLTESLFINCTFNKSDDSSLVSLKVSRALNSETIGQGYEELASVNSFSAPSLGNQSHENFTAAWSLAATGSSFLTLTWNRSLDIKQGAYKCDAEVLNITGQPYVVSNTAYVSGVSQESQMLVDEILKLREENKFRDAEFQSYKELVSSFIASWNRKMNQIQSSIFIESLEFNGSIYQLSRANVFDNTGIAKAVCEIFESRLTEIESSEELEFVQGFVKNNTDMFYSYYIVIGGINEGGVNGTWVSPYSNSPLGYLKWAAGYPAKNTYDTCLALWAAVGWDMVNVNCFTEPVDAPKKILCKHLVQK; encoded by the exons ATGAAGTTAAATTCTGTGCCTGTTAGTTCTATACTTATTGTGTGCTACTCTCTGATGTTATCACATTCAGTTTTAG CACAGAATGTATTGGTGACGGCTGAACCTAGAAGCATTTTAAAAGGTCTGACGGAGTCACTTTTCATCAATTGTACTTTCAACAAATCAGATGATTCCAGTCTTGTATCACTGAAAGTATCCCGCGCTCTGAACTCTGAAACCATTGGTCAAGGCTACGAAGAACTAGCCTCGGTCAACTCATTTTCTGCTCCTAGTCTGGGCAACCAGAGTCATGAAAATTTCACCGCGGCATGGAGCTTGGCAGCTACTGGTTCATCTTTCTTAACTCTTACTTGGAACAGAAGTCTCGACATCAAGCAAGGCGCCTACAAATGCGATGCAGAAGTGCTGAACATCACTGGGCAGCCGTACGTTGTCTCCAACACAGCTTACGTCTCGGGCGTGAGTCAGGAGTCACAAATGCTTGTGGATGAAATCCTAAAACTGAGAGAAGAAAACAAGTTTCGAGATGCCGAGTTTCAGTCCTACAAAGAACTTGTCTCGAGTTTCATAGCTTCTTGGAACAGAAAGATGAACCAAATCCAAAGCTCCATTTTTATCGAATCACTCGAATTTAACGGATCGATTTATCAACTCTCTAGGGCCAACGTGTTCGACAATACCGGAATCGCCAAAGCAGTTTGTGAGATTTTTGAAAGCAGGCTGACCGAAATCGAATCCAGCGAAGAACTCGAGTTCGTCCAGGGCTTCGTGAAGAACAATACCGATATGTTTTATTCTTATTACATTGTTATTGGGGGTATCAATGAAGGGGGTGTGAACGGTACTTGGGTCTCTCCTTACAGCAACTCGCCACTGGGCTACTTGAAATGGGCAGCAGGTTACCCTGCTAAGAACACCTATGACACTTGTTTAGCTCTCTGGGCTGCCGTGGGCTGGGACATGGTCAACGTGAACTGCTTCACGGAGCCTGTAGATGCTCCTAAGAAGATCCTGTGCAAGCATCTAGTACAGAAGTAA
- the LOC106062326 gene encoding uncharacterized protein LOC106062326 has translation MGAPNSCQLYLASLLLFVLIHSCKIAAQNVAVTAKPDIILKGLTTSLAFNCTFEDEAVSSLVSLKVSRAPNSETIGQGYEELASVNSFSSSNLVNTSRENLTVSSSFAASGLSFLSLVWHSSDDLRTGTYKCEADFLDLTGHPKQVSNSAYVSGVSHESQMLVDEILSLKEENKVRETEALSYKELLLSFIASWNIKKNQTRDIIFTQSQEFNGSIYLLSRANVFDNTGIAQAVCEIYDSKLAEIESNEELEFVQNFLKNNTDLFYFYYIIIGGVNNEGVNGTWVSPDSGLPLDYLNWAPGYPNKDTYAKCLGLWSYVDWKMVNVNCFKESLDWPKKFICERSLKEYMSLK, from the exons ATGGGAGCACCGAATTCTTGTCAGCTCTATCTTGCTTCGCttttactatttgtgttgataCACTCGTGTAAGATCGCag CACAGAATGTAGCCGTGACAGCTAAGCCAGATATCATTCTAAAAGGTCTGACTACATCACTTGCTTTCAATTGTACCTTTGAGGACGAAGCTGTGTCTAGTCTTGTTTCGCTGAAAGTCTCTCGCGCTCCAAACTCTGAAACCATTGGTCAAGGCTACGAAGAACTAGCCTCGGTCAACTCATTCTCCTCTTCAAATCTGGTGAACACAAGCCGAGAAAATTTGACAGTGTCATCGAGTTTTGCAGCTTCCGGCTTATCGTTTCTAAGTCTTGTCTGGCACAGTAGCGATGACCTCAGGACAGGGACCTACAAGTGCGAAGCAGATTTCCTTGACCTCACGGGTCACCCGAAACAAGTTTCAAACTCAGCTTACGTCTCGGGCGTCAGCCACGAGTCTCAAATGTTAGTGGATGAGATCCTAAGTCTGAAAGAAGAGAACAAAGTCAGAGAAACTGAAGCTCTTTCTTACAAAGAACTTCTTTTGAGTTTCATAGCTTCGTGGAACATCAAGAAGAACCAGACCAGGGATATTATCTTTACTCAATCGCAAGAGTTTAACGGATCTATTTACTTACTTTCTAGGGCCAACGTATTCGATAATACCGGAATCGCCCAAGCAGTTTGCGAGATTTACGATAGCAAGCTGGCTGAAATCGAATCCAACGAAGAACTTGAGTTCGTCCAGAACTTCCTGAAGAACAATACTGATTTGTTCTATTTCTATTACATAATTATCGGTGGCGTCAACAACGAGGGTGTCAATGGAACTTGGGTTTCTCCTGACAGCGGCCTGCCCTTGGATTACCTAAATTGGGCTCCGGGGTACCCTAACAAAGACACTTATGCCAAATGTTTAGGACTTTGGAGCTATGTTGACTGGAAGATGGTGAATGTTAACTGCTTTAAAGAATCTCTGGACTGGCCAAAGAAATTCATATGTGAACGTTCACTTAAAGAATATATGTCTTTGAAATAG
- the LOC106062325 gene encoding proteinase-activated receptor 2-like, which translates to MDAYYTKQGTVNYTTKSTVSIVKPDGLVSYEVREIVVTANILFGEIVGLLGIVANVINVVVFSKIGFSDTVNISLAALAVSDIGALVTLQWFNVIVNPWFLQLDLPFLPLEIQSLTAGYPHNYFVKVTGFITAFVAFERCLCVTLPFKVKTLITKRIALAFNVAVFFAIALTMFPVYYTAYYDWKFDAKKNKTVLGIFYTKNINDVLGPSLFLTNSVVPLVSFAVIILCNIVIAFWLKRALVWRQMSSGAAITTPGAAVSVKEKKMVKMIVTVSVIFIICFIPSSALLTARAIIPELSISGIYSNINWIVATYALEMETVNSSITIVVYYRMSSKYRETLLVMFGRHVNTKKTSSKSLNVSQITETSDLKSS; encoded by the coding sequence ATGGATGCCTATTACACTAAACAAGGCACAGTCAATTACACAACCAAGTCAACTGTATCCATTGTCAAGCCTGATGGACTGGTCAGCTATGAAGTCCGTGAAATCGTCGTGACGGCAAATATCTTGTTTGGGGAAATTGTCGGCTTGCTGGGGATAGTAGCCAACGTGATCAATGTTGTCGTCTTCAGCAAAATTGGATTTAGCGATACCGTCAACATCAGCCTAGCAGCCCTGGCTGTAAGTGACATCGGGGCCCTGGTCACGCTTCAGTGGTTCAACGTGATTGTTAATCCTTGGTTCCTCCAGTTGGACCTCCCGTTTCTGCCACTGGAGATTCAAAGTTTGACCGCAGGCTACCCCCACAACTATTTCGTCAAAGTGACCGGTTTTATTACTGCATTCGTAGCCTTTGAGAGATGCCTTTGTGTGACCTTGCCCTTCAAGGTTAAAACACTGATAACCAAGAGAATTGCGCTCGCTTTCAACGTGGCAGTTTTCTTTGCGATCGCGCTGACCATGTTCCCAGTCTACTACACTGCCTACTACGACTGGAAATTCGACGCCAAGAAAAATAAGACAGTTCTGGGAATCTTCTACACCAAGAACATCAACGACGTCCTTGGCCCGTCCCTCTTTCTCACCAACTCCGTGGTTCCTTTGGTATCCTTCGCCGTTATCATCCTCTGTAACATCGTCATTGCCTTCTGGCTGAAGAGAGCTTTGGTGTGGCGCCAGATGTCATCAGGAGCCGCCATCACCACCCCGGGCGCTGCTGTGTCAGtgaaagaaaagaagatggtCAAAATGATAGTGACTGTCTCAGTAATTTTTATAATCTGTTTCATCCCGTCGTCCGCCCTGCTAACTGCCCGAGCCATCATACCGGAGCTTAGCATCAGTGGTATATACTCTAACATTAACTGGATCGTGGCCACCTACGCTCTAGAGATGGAGACAGTTAACTCTAGTATTACTATTGTTGTCTATTACCGCATGAGTTCTAAATACCGAGAGACTCTTCTTGTAATGTTTGGAAGACAtgtaaatacaaagaaaacaagCTCGAAAAGTCTAAACGTCTCACAGATAACTGAAACAAGTGATTTGAAATCTTCTTGA